The following nucleotide sequence is from Embleya scabrispora.
TCTGCCCGGGCGTGACGCCACCCTGGTACCAGCCGGCCAGGTTGCGCTCGCTCTGCGCGGGCACCTCGATGCCGCCGTCCTTGTCCAGGCCGACCCGGGCCAGCGGCGCCGAGATGTCCAGTGCCGGAATCCGGATCCGGATCGGGACCGACGCGCGCATCGGCGCCGGCTCCGACGCGGGCGCGGGCCCCTCGGCGGCGGCGGCCACCGGCGCCGGAGTCGCGGCCACCGGCGCCGGATCCGGCCCGGGAATCGGCACGGCCGCCGCGGCGGGCGGGCGCGGCGGCGGCCGGTCGGCGTCGAACCCGGCGGACAACAGTCCGGTGCCGCAGATCGCCAGCGCGCCGGTGGCCGCCGCCCAGAGCAGGCGGCGGCCACTGCGTCGGCGCTGCCGATCCGCGGCGCCCTCGGGTGCCTCGGGTACGGAACCGGCCATCGCTCAGGTGGGGTTCGCGGCCCGACGGCGCAGCGCGACGAAGCCGGTTCCGGCCGCGCCCGCGAGCACCAGACCACCCGCCGCGAGCAGCGCCGGGTCCGTCCCCTGGGTGCCGCCGAGGCCGGCCGTGGACGGCGCGGTCGGCGCGCCGCCCATCACGTGCAGGCTGCCGATCAACTCCTGACCCTCACCGCAGACCACCTTGACCTCGTAGTCGCCGGTGGCCACGTCCTTGATGGTCGCCTGACCCTTGACCTCGTCGCCGGAACGGGTGAGGGTGACCGCGGACGTGAACGCCTCCGAGGTCGCGGTCGCGGTGTTCGCGGTGCAGTGCTTGTCGTCCGACAACAACACGGTGTCGCCGGGGCGACCGGAATCGGCCTGCATCGGCGCGGCGGCGAACGCCGCGCCTGCGGAACCGCACACGGTGAGACCGACGATCGTGCCGACGACGGCGAGACGGGCACAGCGCATTTCGTCCTCCAATGGACAGCCGGAACCCGAACCCGACAGACCGGGTTCAAGGGGGAGTTCCGCTACAAGGAACGTAAAAAGCCGCCCAACCACCCGCCACCGCTCGCCGCCGAACGGTGGATCACGCCGAGCGTGGGGGTGGAACGCGCCGGCCGAGGGGTTTACCGCTCCCCCGTCGAGCCCGCGTCCGACAACCGGGCCGCCACCACCGCGATGTCGTCCTCCACCGGCGGCACCACCAGCCGGTCCAGGATCGTGTCCACCAGCGACTCCAACGGCGCGTCCGGCGCCAGCCGCACCCCCGCCAGGCGGGCCAACGACGCGTCGATGTCCTCGTCCCGACGCTCCACGAGGCCGTCGGTGTACAGGATCAGCACCCCGCCGGCCACGTCCGGCCGGATGTACGACGCGTAACCCCCGCATCCGGTGCCCAGCGGCGGGCCGGTCGGCAGGCGCAACAACCGGCTCGCCCCGCCCGGCGCGATCAGCAGCGGCGGCAGATGCCCGGCGTTGGCGAACGTGGAGATCCCCGCGCGCGGGTCGATCAGGACCAGCAGACACGTGGCCACCCGATCCAACTCCGCCTCCTGGCTCATCCGGTCCGCGCGGGCCAGGATCTCCTCCGGCGCCAACCCACCGGCCGCCAACACCCGCAGCAGCGCCCGATAGTGGCTCATGTCCACCGCCGCCTGCACGCCGTGCCCCATCACGTCGCCGACCGCGAGCAGCGTGCGCCCGTGCGGCAGCGCGATCGCGTCGAACCAGTCGCCGCCCACCTCCGCGCTGCGCCCGGCGGGCAGATACCGCGTGGCCAGTTCCACGTCCGGGTGCGGCACCTTGGGCCGGGACAGCAGCGCGCGTTGCAGGGCCAGCGCGACACCGTGCTCGCGCGAGTAGCGCCGCGCGTTGTCCACACACGTCGCCGCCCGGTACGCGAGATCGCGGGCCATCTCCACGTCGTCCTCGGTGAACGGCGGCGAGGCGCCGGCCCGGATCAGGCTGAGGGTGCCGATGATCTCCCCGCGCGCGATCAACGGCACCATCAGCGCCGAGTGCATGCCCGCCTCCCGGTACACCGCCACCCGCGACGCGTCCGGCGCGGTGGCCCGCAACCGGTGGTCGGGCGGCCGGTTGTCCACCACGGTGGCGCCGGTGCGCACCACGCGCGCCACGTCGGCGCCCGGCTGATAGTCGATGTGCTCGCCGGGCCGGCCCAGAACGGCGCTGAGCCGGCGCAACTCCGGGATCGCCGTCCACGCGGCCCGGCGCAGCCGCACGGTGTCCGGCGCCGGGCGCGAGCGACCGCTGTCCTGGTCCGGGTCGGCCGGCTCCAAGAGTTCCACACCCACCACGTCCGCGAGCACCGGCACCAACAGCTCGACCAGTTCGCGGCAGGTGGTGTCGGTGTCCAGGGTGGTGCCGATCTCCAGCGCGGCCCGGTCCAGCAGCGCCAGCCGACGGTGCGCCTGGTCCAGGGCCAGTTGGGTGCGCCGCGACCGGGTGGTCTCCATCAGGATCCCGACCACGCCGAACACCCCGCTCTCGTCGTCGAGCCGGTGATACGCGGCATGCCACCAGCGTTTCTGCGGCAGACCGTGCCCCGTGGTGACGCCGCTGATCGTGGTCTCGCGCGCGACCCCGTCGGCCAGGACCGCGCGCAGCAGGTCCTCGGGCACCTCCAGACCGGGAAAGCCCTCGGCGATCGACCGCCCCACCTGCTCGCTCGCGGGCCGACCGTCGATCGCGGACATCGCCGGATTGACGTACACGTGGCGCAACTCGGGGTCGAGGATGCCGATCGGCGCCTTGGTCTCGGCCAGGACCCGGTGGAACAGTCGCAGTCGGGCACGCACCGACAACCGCGAGTCGGCGCCGAGCAGTCCGCCCACGTCGAACTCGTCGTCCGCCGGATCGACATCCCTGTGCAAGCCGCTCCCTCCTCGTCGCCACCGCCGCCGTCACCCGCACTCAGCCCGTGGGCACCCCCGACGGATCCGCGAGCGCGGCCGGGTCGAGGGGCAACAACCCGCACGCGCGCAGCGTGCCCGCGACGCCGGCCACATCGGCGCCGGCCGCCACCGGCACCGCGGTACGCACCCGCGGATCGGCGGCCCGCGCGAACGCCCCCAGCACGTCCCGGGCACCGGTCTCCACGAACACCTCGATGCCGCGCTCCCGCAACGTGGTCACCGCGTTGCGATAGCGCACCGGGTGCCGCAACTGTCCGACCACGCCGTCGCGCAACTCCCGCTCGTCGGCGTAGTCGCGCCCGAGCAGCGGCGAGTACACCGGATAGCGCGGAGCACGGAACCCGACGTCGCCACCGAGGCGACGCCACTCGGTCGCCGCCGACTCGCGCAACCGGTTGTGGAACAGGGTGCGTACGGTCAGCGGCTTCGAGGCCACCGCCCGCCGCTCGGCCAACGCGGCGAACGTCGCCAACGACTCGTCCGGCCCGGAGACGACCGTGTGCTTCGCCGAGTTGTCACACGCCAGGTCGAGCCCCGGCAACTGCGCCGAACACAGCAGCTCCAGGGTGTGCCCCGGGGCCAGCCGCAGGGTGAGCAGCCCGCCCGGATCGCTGGTGTGCAGCGTGCAGGCCGCGGCCCGCGCCAGGTACAACCGCGCCCCGTCGCCCGCGGTGAACACCCCGGCCCCGGCCAGCGCCGCCATCTCGCCCAGGCTGTGCCCGAGCAGCACATCGGGACGGATCCCGAAGTCGCCCTCCAACAACCGGAACGCGGCCAGCGCCCCGGCGTAGATGGCCAGATGCAGGGCCAACTCGTGCCGATCCATCAACTCGTGCGCGTCCGGCGCGTGGGGATCGACGAGCAGGCGCGACGCCGGCAGGGTGGCCCTGTCGCCCACCGCGTCGTCGACCTCGTCCAGGGTGTCGCGGACGGCGGGCCGATCCTGGAGCCGGCGCAACGCGCCCGGCACATAGGAGCCAACACCGGGCATGACGATCGCGGTACGTGGCACGCTCACGGAGACTCTCCCTTGACTCGGTGGTCTCTGGCACCAGGAGGCGACTCGCGGGACTCGCGGCAACGGCTGCGCCGCGCGACTCGCGGATCGCCCCCGCTCATGGCGGAAGCCCGGGCGCGCGGGTCGGGCGCGGTCCGGGTGGGGCGGTGGGGACGGGGCCGTGGGCGGCGGGTCGGGAATGGAAGACGGCCCAGGGTTCCAGG
It contains:
- a CDS encoding SpoIIE family protein phosphatase, with translation MHRDVDPADDEFDVGGLLGADSRLSVRARLRLFHRVLAETKAPIGILDPELRHVYVNPAMSAIDGRPASEQVGRSIAEGFPGLEVPEDLLRAVLADGVARETTISGVTTGHGLPQKRWWHAAYHRLDDESGVFGVVGILMETTRSRRTQLALDQAHRRLALLDRAALEIGTTLDTDTTCRELVELLVPVLADVVGVELLEPADPDQDSGRSRPAPDTVRLRRAAWTAIPELRRLSAVLGRPGEHIDYQPGADVARVVRTGATVVDNRPPDHRLRATAPDASRVAVYREAGMHSALMVPLIARGEIIGTLSLIRAGASPPFTEDDVEMARDLAYRAATCVDNARRYSREHGVALALQRALLSRPKVPHPDVELATRYLPAGRSAEVGGDWFDAIALPHGRTLLAVGDVMGHGVQAAVDMSHYRALLRVLAAGGLAPEEILARADRMSQEAELDRVATCLLVLIDPRAGISTFANAGHLPPLLIAPGGASRLLRLPTGPPLGTGCGGYASYIRPDVAGGVLILYTDGLVERRDEDIDASLARLAGVRLAPDAPLESLVDTILDRLVVPPVEDDIAVVAARLSDAGSTGER
- a CDS encoding ACP S-malonyltransferase — translated: MSVPRTAIVMPGVGSYVPGALRRLQDRPAVRDTLDEVDDAVGDRATLPASRLLVDPHAPDAHELMDRHELALHLAIYAGALAAFRLLEGDFGIRPDVLLGHSLGEMAALAGAGVFTAGDGARLYLARAAACTLHTSDPGGLLTLRLAPGHTLELLCSAQLPGLDLACDNSAKHTVVSGPDESLATFAALAERRAVASKPLTVRTLFHNRLRESAATEWRRLGGDVGFRAPRYPVYSPLLGRDYADERELRDGVVGQLRHPVRYRNAVTTLRERGIEVFVETGARDVLGAFARAADPRVRTAVPVAAGADVAGVAGTLRACGLLPLDPAALADPSGVPTG
- a CDS encoding class F sortase, whose product is MAGSVPEAPEGAADRQRRRSGRRLLWAAATGALAICGTGLLSAGFDADRPPPRPPAAAAVPIPGPDPAPVAATPAPVAAAAEGPAPASEPAPMRASVPIRIRIPALDISAPLARVGLDKDGGIEVPAQSERNLAGWYQGGVTPGQKGTASIAGHVDTAAGPAVFYPLGALPRGSRIEIDREDGSVAAFEVDGVEAFAKDAFPTARVFGDATRPELRLITCGGAYSKKKHYSGNVVAFAHLVP